Proteins from one Pseudomonas sp. KBS0710 genomic window:
- a CDS encoding methyl-accepting chemotaxis protein: MGVAKSCEQASGSAQHTRRIAEDSSRDSQRTTASIQQLNQRLTDTANALEQVSQQGQQIQSVVDTIRGIAEQTNLLALNAAIEAARAGEQGRGFAVVADEVRSLSQRTQASTAQIAGTVDSLRATVSQAVSLMGAACDQALTDAESVTGLGTRLGEIAGAVQHVTDTLAQIAAAVEEQAATADEVSGNIQQVDQAAGRLLDGARAVNQAADTLSKGSRALSDNTARFRLS; the protein is encoded by the coding sequence ATGGGCGTGGCCAAGAGCTGCGAGCAGGCGTCGGGCAGTGCGCAGCACACTCGCCGGATTGCCGAAGACAGCAGCCGCGACAGCCAGCGCACCACGGCAAGTATCCAGCAACTTAACCAGCGCCTGACCGACACCGCCAACGCACTGGAGCAGGTCAGCCAGCAGGGCCAGCAGATCCAATCGGTGGTCGACACTATTCGCGGCATTGCCGAACAGACCAACCTGCTGGCGCTCAATGCCGCCATCGAGGCTGCGCGCGCGGGCGAGCAGGGGCGTGGTTTCGCCGTGGTGGCTGATGAAGTGCGCAGCCTGTCGCAACGCACCCAGGCGTCCACCGCGCAAATCGCCGGCACCGTAGACAGCCTGCGCGCCACCGTCAGCCAAGCGGTCAGCCTGATGGGCGCGGCGTGCGACCAGGCACTGACCGATGCCGAATCCGTGACGGGCCTTGGCACCCGCCTGGGCGAAATTGCCGGTGCGGTGCAACACGTCACCGACACCCTGGCGCAGATCGCGGCAGCGGTGGAAGAACAGGCCGCAACGGCCGATGAGGTCAGCGGTAACATCCAGCAGGTCGACCAGGCGGCAGGGCGCTTGCTGGACGGCGCACGGGCGGTGAATCAGGCGGCGGACACCTTGAGCAAGGGCAGCCGGGCATTGAGTGATAACACCGCGCGGTTCCGGCTGAGCTGA
- a CDS encoding glutathione S-transferase family protein, whose translation MITVHHLNNSRSQRILWLLEELGLPYEIKRYQRDPKTNLAPPELKAINPLGKSPVIEDGSLVLIESAAIIDYLIRRHGQGRLQPDPATAIYDKYVQWLHFAEGSAMLPLMLNLYVGRLGEAGAPLHPRIESEVANYLGYLNSVLADTPYLLGDELSGADIQMSFIGEIAKAQGKLPAYPNLAAWVQRFQARPAYRKAVEQGGEYAFAK comes from the coding sequence ATGATCACCGTCCACCACCTGAACAACTCGCGCTCACAGCGCATCCTCTGGTTGCTTGAGGAACTCGGCCTGCCCTACGAGATCAAGCGCTACCAGCGCGACCCGAAAACCAACCTGGCGCCCCCGGAACTCAAGGCGATCAACCCGCTGGGCAAATCCCCGGTCATCGAAGATGGCAGCCTGGTATTGATCGAGTCCGCCGCCATCATCGACTACCTGATCCGCCGCCACGGCCAAGGCCGCCTGCAACCTGATCCTGCCACCGCCATCTACGACAAATACGTGCAATGGCTGCACTTTGCCGAAGGCTCGGCGATGCTGCCGTTGATGCTCAACCTCTACGTTGGTCGTTTGGGCGAGGCGGGTGCGCCCTTGCACCCGCGTATCGAATCGGAAGTGGCCAATTACCTGGGCTATTTGAACAGCGTCCTGGCGGACACGCCTTATCTGCTGGGTGATGAACTGAGCGGCGCGGACATCCAGATGAGCTTTATCGGCGAAATCGCCAAAGCCCAAGGCAAGTTGCCAGCCTATCCAAACCTGGCGGCCTGGGTGCAACGCTTCCAGGCGCGACCTGCGTACCGCAAGGCGGTGGAGCAGGGCGGCGAGTACGCGTTCGCCAAGTAA
- the solA gene encoding N-methyl-L-tryptophan oxidase: protein MERYESLVIGLGAMGAATLYQLAKAGVNVAGIDRHHPPHSFGSSHGDTRITRLSVGEGAQYVPIVRRSHAIWRELEALSGQALFEQSGLLVLTSRDDFDPSDATDFTLRTIGLAQTYGIEHELLDAAQIRQRFPQFAQVADSAIGYYEPGGGFVRPERCIDVQLTLAEQHGATLYKGETVTHISSDAHGVTVTTDQRTLQADKLVVSAGNWAGGLLGAPFDRLLSVYRQQLLWFALEAGADLVGKSPTYILTHGQDQTHYGFPALPGEGSMKLATAQYHTTATPETLDRTVSAAQAREMYEQQVKGRIAGVSANVVKSAVCAYTVTPDHDFIIDEHPSLQHTLVVSPCSGHGFKHSAALGEAFAQWCMRGSSDLDLSSFSLKRFEGQ, encoded by the coding sequence TTGGAACGCTACGAATCACTGGTCATCGGCCTGGGCGCCATGGGTGCCGCCACGCTGTATCAACTGGCAAAAGCCGGGGTAAACGTCGCCGGTATAGACCGTCACCACCCGCCCCACAGCTTTGGTTCCAGCCATGGCGATACGCGTATTACGCGGCTGTCGGTGGGCGAAGGCGCGCAATATGTGCCCATCGTGCGGCGTTCGCACGCTATCTGGCGTGAGCTTGAGGCGTTGTCGGGGCAGGCGCTGTTTGAGCAATCGGGGTTGCTGGTGCTCACCTCCCGTGATGACTTCGACCCCAGCGATGCAACCGACTTCACCCTGCGTACCATCGGCCTGGCGCAGACCTATGGCATCGAACATGAGTTGCTGGACGCTGCGCAGATTCGCCAGCGCTTCCCCCAATTTGCCCAGGTGGCGGACAGCGCCATCGGCTACTACGAGCCCGGCGGTGGCTTTGTGCGCCCTGAGCGCTGCATTGATGTGCAGCTCACGCTGGCCGAGCAACACGGCGCCACGCTGTACAAGGGCGAGACGGTGACGCACATCAGTTCGGATGCCCACGGCGTCACGGTGACCACCGACCAGCGCACGCTACAGGCCGACAAGCTGGTGGTGAGTGCGGGCAACTGGGCCGGCGGTTTACTCGGCGCGCCGTTTGATCGACTGCTCAGTGTTTACCGGCAACAGTTGCTTTGGTTCGCGCTTGAGGCCGGTGCAGATCTGGTGGGTAAATCGCCCACTTACATCCTCACGCACGGGCAGGATCAGACGCACTATGGGTTCCCGGCGTTGCCCGGCGAAGGCAGCATGAAGCTGGCCACGGCGCAGTATCACACCACGGCCACGCCTGAAACGCTGGACCGCACTGTCTCGGCGGCGCAAGCGCGGGAGATGTACGAGCAGCAGGTAAAGGGCCGTATCGCTGGCGTGTCGGCCAACGTGGTCAAGTCGGCGGTGTGTGCCTACACCGTCACCCCGGACCACGATTTCATCATCGACGAACACCCCTCGTTGCAGCACACCCTGGTGGTGTCGCCGTGCTCGGGGCACGGCTTCAAGCATTCGGCGGCGCTGGGTGAGGCGTTTGCGCAGTGGTGCATGCGCGGGTCGAGTGACCTGGACCTGTCGTCATTTTCTCTGAAGCGCTTCGAGGGACAATAG
- a CDS encoding sigma-70 family RNA polymerase sigma factor codes for MGVNQNLHFGLIGQMFKSDYSWLCARVGRAMGCPHGAQDIASETFLRVLALPDPAAIREPRALLTTIARRLMYEGWRRQDLERAYLEALAQAPQLVHPSPEERLLLIETLLEVDRLLNGLSAKAKAAFLYHQLDGLTYAQIGERLDVSVSRVQQYMADAFKRCYLAMAQP; via the coding sequence ATGGGTGTGAATCAGAACCTGCACTTCGGTCTGATTGGCCAGATGTTCAAAAGTGACTACAGCTGGCTGTGCGCGCGCGTTGGCCGGGCGATGGGATGCCCGCATGGGGCTCAGGACATCGCTTCGGAAACCTTTTTACGGGTGCTGGCGTTACCGGACCCTGCGGCCATTCGCGAGCCGCGGGCGTTGTTGACCACCATTGCGCGGCGCCTGATGTATGAGGGCTGGCGCCGCCAGGACCTGGAGCGCGCCTACCTGGAAGCGCTGGCGCAGGCGCCGCAACTGGTGCACCCGTCGCCGGAGGAGCGTTTGTTGTTGATCGAGACGCTGCTTGAGGTCGACCGTTTGCTCAACGGCTTGTCGGCCAAGGCCAAGGCAGCGTTCCTGTATCACCAACTGGACGGTTTGACCTATGCACAAATTGGCGAGCGGCTGGACGTTTCGGTCAGCCGGGTGCAGCAGTACATGGCTGATGCGTTCAAGCGCTGCTACCTGGCGATGGCGCAGCCATGA
- a CDS encoding FecR domain-containing protein yields MSSTVADEAIIEEAAQWMALLQSGHASAQEQNAFRRWREGDPRRAEVFNRMGSGLSILGNEGLRRMPRENLLHTLNAPSGRRSFLRTTLALAGFASLASIVTRLSDNWLPYGTLRTGTGERLNLTLEDGSALSLDARSKVVMQFDPQQRLLQLLDGKLLVDVARDSLRPFIVETEQGRMRALGTRFLVQQGEGQTQITMLHSQVQITTRSGAIQVINAGQKATFDTQGVLKLEAASGGEAAWTQGLLQVRDRSLGEVVEALRDYRRGIIRVSPEAASLRLSGIFPLDDSQSALQLLAKSLPVQIDYHSPYWVSIERR; encoded by the coding sequence ATGAGCAGTACCGTAGCCGATGAGGCCATCATCGAGGAGGCGGCGCAGTGGATGGCATTACTGCAGTCGGGGCATGCCAGTGCCCAGGAACAGAATGCCTTTCGCCGCTGGCGCGAGGGCGACCCACGTCGCGCCGAAGTCTTCAACAGGATGGGCAGCGGCCTGTCGATACTCGGCAACGAAGGCCTGCGGCGCATGCCCCGCGAGAACTTGCTGCACACTTTGAACGCACCTTCGGGCCGTCGCAGTTTTTTGCGCACGACCCTGGCGCTGGCCGGCTTCGCTTCTCTGGCAAGTATCGTCACGCGGCTGTCCGACAACTGGCTGCCATACGGAACCCTGCGCACTGGCACGGGCGAGCGTTTGAACCTCACGCTGGAAGACGGCAGCGCGTTGAGCCTGGATGCACGCAGTAAGGTGGTGATGCAGTTCGACCCGCAGCAACGGCTATTGCAGTTACTCGATGGCAAGCTGCTGGTGGACGTGGCCAGGGACAGCCTGCGCCCGTTTATTGTCGAGACCGAACAAGGCCGCATGCGTGCGTTGGGCACGCGGTTCCTGGTGCAACAGGGCGAAGGCCAAACGCAAATCACGATGCTGCACTCCCAAGTGCAGATCACCACGCGCAGCGGCGCCATACAGGTCATCAATGCCGGCCAGAAAGCCACGTTCGACACACAAGGCGTTCTCAAGCTGGAAGCCGCCAGTGGCGGCGAGGCGGCCTGGACGCAAGGCCTGCTCCAGGTACGCGACCGTTCACTGGGTGAAGTCGTGGAGGCGTTGCGTGACTACCGGCGCGGTATTATCCGCGTCAGCCCCGAGGCGGCCAGCCTGCGTTTGAGCGGGATTTTCCCGCTGGACGACAGCCAGAGCGCCCTGCAATTGCTGGCCAAATCCTTGCCGGTGCAGATCGATTATCACAGCCCGTATTGGGTCAGTATCGAGCGCCGATAA
- a CDS encoding TonB-dependent receptor, producing the protein MQFTHLSRSTLAALSLAIGVTLTGHGAIAFGQPAPVAAAQARTFDFDIASGPLDQTLLDLSRRSGQNIAFQQDLVQGLTSAPVRGRFTTEQALQQALRGSGLDAVASGDGGWVLHRVTKAPAASVKPAAVAAKVPGDVALEKVVVTGSRIARAQVEGPSPVTVISSEEITNRGYKNVYDAIASQTQNTGMTQGEDYGNTFQPAASALNLRGLGPNHTLVLINGRRVADYPTAYDGMVNFTNLANIPAVMIDRIEILSSGASAVYGSDAIAGVVNIILKDKISGVDVNVRGGYAERGGGDNQRLQISGGDSWGDFDGVFGLELTNRQPIWSNQRGFMTDGPAVNVGYRRNLDSGAYLGPGCGAYGGIYNGKLGNTGNRCTTNQYYNDYSTLQAEKENYDGYTRGTWHFSDSGKVFADLMFGFDHTQNNTRGPSFTSPDFINQTTGNLERWSRNFAAEEIGGKTSNNSKWRELSWTGTLGLEDKFANSDWGYQLAANRSEYTSDRTTRYTPLSGIRDYFLGPQLGTQDGHPVFAPDPSRLDQPLTEDQWRQFRGNLVQKSKSVSQTFSANINGDLFDLPAGPVGFAGVTEVGRQSYSVHVDDQLNDGTFYNTTPASNSGGSRDRYAAGGEFSIPVTDTLLASAAGRWDQYKFSGRSEQQKTYNLGLEWRPINSLLFRGSYGTSFRAPDLNYIYQADTRGYKPDQIDYYGCSKGIESACNRGRVDYTQSGTPDLAPERGKSWTYGVVWSPSRQFDVSADFWRVQIKDLLTTVDINRLLQQEDQCRNGLLDATTCADVLARVQRNAGNAAVDPNQLQQVHINAINAASERASGLDLKSNIRWGAGEYGAFSSVIGYSLVLSHYLKDSDEAQTQNVRSSTNFYDWRSKVNASLTWDYQRFTTTLTGMRYGSVTNGAGTGRLSPWATFNASARYQVTDAASVGLTVNNLFNTYKHDDSAWPYYPVGNYDPYGRQVWLDVSYHFGK; encoded by the coding sequence ATGCAATTCACACACCTCAGCCGCTCAACGCTGGCGGCGTTGTCTCTGGCCATTGGCGTGACCTTGACCGGTCATGGCGCCATCGCTTTCGGGCAGCCGGCGCCGGTTGCGGCCGCCCAAGCCCGCACCTTCGACTTTGATATCGCCAGCGGCCCGCTTGACCAGACATTGCTTGATCTGTCGCGCCGCAGCGGGCAGAACATCGCCTTCCAGCAAGACCTGGTGCAAGGCCTTACCAGCGCACCTGTGCGCGGCCGCTTCACCACCGAGCAAGCGTTGCAGCAGGCCCTGCGCGGTTCAGGCCTGGATGCCGTGGCGAGTGGCGACGGCGGTTGGGTGCTGCATCGGGTCACCAAGGCGCCCGCTGCCAGCGTCAAGCCTGCCGCCGTGGCGGCCAAAGTACCCGGCGATGTGGCCCTGGAAAAAGTCGTGGTCACCGGCTCGCGCATCGCCCGCGCGCAAGTCGAAGGGCCGTCGCCGGTCACGGTGATCAGCAGCGAAGAGATCACCAATCGGGGCTACAAAAACGTCTACGACGCCATCGCCTCGCAAACCCAGAACACCGGCATGACCCAGGGCGAAGACTATGGCAACACCTTCCAGCCGGCCGCCAGTGCACTCAACCTGCGCGGGCTGGGGCCCAACCACACGCTGGTGCTGATCAACGGCCGGCGCGTGGCCGACTACCCCACGGCCTACGATGGCATGGTCAACTTCACCAACCTTGCGAACATCCCGGCGGTGATGATCGACCGCATCGAAATCCTCAGCAGCGGCGCCTCGGCGGTGTATGGCTCGGATGCGATTGCCGGTGTGGTCAACATCATCCTCAAGGACAAGATCAGCGGCGTGGATGTCAATGTGCGCGGTGGTTATGCCGAACGGGGCGGCGGTGACAACCAGCGCCTGCAAATCAGCGGTGGTGACAGCTGGGGCGATTTTGACGGCGTGTTCGGCCTGGAGCTGACCAACCGCCAGCCGATCTGGAGCAACCAGCGCGGTTTTATGACCGACGGCCCGGCGGTCAATGTCGGCTACCGGCGCAACCTCGACAGTGGTGCATACCTGGGACCCGGTTGCGGTGCCTACGGCGGTATCTACAACGGCAAGCTGGGCAATACCGGCAACCGCTGCACCACCAACCAGTACTACAACGACTACTCGACCCTGCAAGCCGAGAAGGAAAACTACGACGGCTACACCCGTGGCACCTGGCACTTCAGCGACAGCGGCAAGGTGTTTGCCGACTTGATGTTCGGCTTCGATCACACCCAGAACAACACGCGTGGACCGAGCTTCACCTCGCCGGACTTTATCAACCAGACCACCGGCAACCTGGAGCGCTGGTCGCGCAATTTTGCCGCGGAAGAAATCGGCGGCAAGACCAGCAACAACAGCAAATGGCGCGAGCTGTCCTGGACCGGCACCCTGGGGCTTGAAGACAAGTTCGCCAACAGCGACTGGGGTTATCAACTGGCGGCCAACCGCTCCGAATACACCAGCGACCGCACCACCCGTTACACGCCGTTGAGCGGCATCCGCGACTACTTCCTGGGGCCGCAACTGGGCACGCAGGATGGCCACCCGGTGTTTGCCCCGGACCCGTCGCGGCTCGACCAGCCGCTGACCGAAGACCAGTGGCGGCAGTTTCGCGGCAACCTGGTGCAAAAGAGCAAGTCAGTGTCCCAGACCTTCAGCGCCAACATCAACGGCGACCTGTTCGACCTGCCGGCCGGGCCGGTGGGTTTTGCCGGCGTGACCGAAGTGGGGCGCCAATCCTACAGCGTGCATGTGGATGACCAACTCAATGACGGCACCTTCTACAACACCACGCCAGCCTCGAATTCCGGTGGTTCGCGCGACCGTTATGCGGCGGGCGGCGAGTTCAGCATTCCCGTCACCGACACGCTGCTGGCCTCGGCCGCCGGGCGTTGGGATCAGTACAAATTCAGTGGCCGCTCCGAGCAACAGAAAACCTACAACCTGGGCCTTGAGTGGCGGCCGATCAACAGCCTGCTGTTTCGTGGCAGCTATGGCACCAGCTTCCGTGCGCCGGACCTCAACTACATCTACCAGGCCGACACCAGAGGCTACAAACCCGACCAGATCGACTACTACGGTTGCAGCAAGGGCATCGAAAGCGCGTGCAATCGCGGGCGTGTCGACTACACCCAAAGCGGCACGCCGGACCTTGCGCCTGAGCGCGGTAAATCCTGGACCTATGGTGTGGTCTGGTCGCCGTCGCGCCAGTTCGATGTGTCGGCCGACTTCTGGCGCGTGCAGATCAAAGACCTGCTGACCACCGTCGACATCAACCGCCTGCTGCAACAGGAAGACCAATGCCGTAACGGCCTGCTCGACGCCACCACCTGCGCCGATGTGCTGGCGCGTGTGCAACGTAACGCCGGCAACGCCGCCGTCGACCCGAACCAGTTGCAACAGGTGCATATCAATGCCATCAACGCCGCCAGCGAGCGGGCCAGCGGCCTGGACCTCAAGAGCAATATCCGCTGGGGCGCCGGCGAGTACGGCGCGTTCAGCTCGGTGATCGGCTACAGCCTGGTGCTGTCTCATTACCTCAAGGACTCGGATGAGGCGCAAACCCAGAACGTGCGCAGCAGCACCAACTTCTACGACTGGCGCAGCAAGGTCAACGCCAGCCTCACCTGGGATTATCAGCGCTTCACCACCACTCTGACCGGGATGCGTTATGGCAGCGTCACCAACGGCGCGGGCACCGGGCGCTTGTCGCCGTGGGCCACCTTCAACGCCAGTGCGCGCTACCAGGTGACGGACGCGGCCAGCGTCGGCCTGACCGTCAATAACCTGTTCAATACCTACAAGCATGATGACTCCGCGTGGCCGTACTACCCGGTCGGCAACTACGACCCTTACGGCCGACAAGTCTGGTTGGACGTGAGTTACCACTTCGGCAAATGA
- a CDS encoding TonB-dependent receptor, whose translation MPMPRHTRFLLSLAATVATGTVVATPLDIPAGSLDKTLLSISQQSGKPISFEQHLVSGLNAPAIKGDLSAGEALQIALQGTDLQDSESASGIVLSAAPPVAATASVATGVESPSVIPQLQRIEVTGSAIRRVDAETAVPVTILRTEELKKQGVTSTEQLISRIAANQSSVGSGRSIGSSSGGAAFADLRGIGPNKTLVLLNGRRLANNATNAINGSGVDLNTIPFAAIDRVEVLRDGASALYGTDAIGGVINFITKKSVTDGQLTLGGSTPTRSGGGETNNFSGSWGFGDLEEDRFNVFGVVSHDKQQSLKAKDRDYTYNYQPGRGLDYSSGIASPANYSQGANASNPLAASGCNAPGLISRSGICRQSLWSYLDLVPETEKTSFFGKASGKLADDHTVSLEYFWARNLNRTQIGPGLLQGLQVQPGTPYYPGNGITPGPTQFALDPTQPVDVNWRESEVGPRKHEDDNVGQRLLLTFEGTLAGWDYNVGAAYNQNKVTNAIQSGYVDDRAVANGINTGVINPFGPQSAAGRALLDASGVDGDYGTAVGRVKSIDGRISRDIGDWFGAGPSALALGGEYRKEDFHQDFADFAANVQSLGVDPAATVAGDRSVSAQYAEVNVPVLDSLELSAALRHDKYSDFGNTTNPKYSFRFQPFRELVVRGAYSEGFRAPSLYELYNPNFTTFTVANYNDPRLCAGGRPSNGGLANRDCAQQFFSRNGGNQSLSPETARNVTLGFVYQPVTNLSVGLDFWWIKIANQIAEFPESAVFEQPDLYADRIVRKADGSIDHIVTGLANLGKVKTNGVDVSLDYRFAESKFGQFGANLQGTYVDRYVYQQQLKGDYIDKAGDFRGGDFSSAGAVARWRHSLTGTWNQGPLGASLTNRYTSGYNDYNRAYHDKVGAWSVWDVAGTYTWRDTAQITVGVQNLFDREPPFSNQTSTFQSGYDPRYSDPFGRTLYSRVSYNF comes from the coding sequence ATGCCTATGCCACGACACACACGCTTTTTACTCAGCCTCGCCGCCACGGTCGCCACCGGCACCGTGGTCGCCACGCCGCTGGATATTCCGGCCGGTTCGCTGGACAAAACCCTGCTGAGCATTTCCCAGCAAAGCGGCAAGCCGATTTCGTTCGAGCAACACTTGGTCAGCGGCCTGAATGCGCCGGCGATCAAGGGCGATTTGAGTGCCGGTGAAGCCCTGCAAATCGCCCTGCAAGGCACCGATTTGCAGGACAGCGAAAGCGCCAGCGGCATTGTCTTGAGCGCCGCACCGCCGGTAGCCGCCACTGCTTCAGTCGCGACCGGCGTGGAAAGCCCCTCGGTGATCCCGCAATTGCAACGCATCGAAGTCACCGGCAGCGCCATCCGCCGGGTCGATGCGGAAACCGCTGTGCCGGTGACCATCCTGCGCACCGAAGAACTGAAAAAACAGGGCGTCACCAGCACCGAGCAACTGATCAGCCGTATTGCCGCCAACCAGTCCTCGGTCGGCTCCGGTCGCTCGATCGGCTCCAGTAGTGGTGGGGCGGCCTTTGCCGATTTGCGCGGTATCGGCCCGAACAAAACCCTGGTGCTGCTCAATGGCCGCCGCCTGGCCAACAACGCCACCAATGCGATCAACGGCTCGGGTGTCGACCTCAACACCATCCCGTTTGCCGCCATCGACCGCGTGGAAGTGCTGCGCGACGGCGCCTCGGCGCTGTATGGCACGGACGCCATCGGCGGGGTGATCAACTTCATCACCAAAAAAAGCGTGACCGACGGCCAACTGACCCTGGGCGGCAGCACGCCAACCCGTTCCGGCGGCGGCGAAACCAATAACTTCAGCGGCAGCTGGGGCTTTGGCGACCTGGAAGAAGACCGCTTCAACGTGTTCGGCGTGGTCAGCCACGACAAACAGCAAAGTCTCAAGGCCAAGGACCGCGACTACACCTACAACTACCAGCCGGGCCGTGGCCTGGATTATTCGTCGGGCATCGCCTCACCGGCCAACTACAGCCAGGGCGCGAACGCGAGCAACCCGTTGGCGGCGTCCGGCTGTAATGCCCCCGGCTTGATTTCGCGCAGTGGCATCTGCCGGCAATCGCTGTGGAGCTACCTGGACCTGGTGCCGGAAACCGAAAAGACCTCGTTTTTCGGCAAGGCCAGCGGCAAATTGGCCGACGACCACACCGTGAGCCTCGAATATTTCTGGGCGCGCAACCTTAACCGCACCCAAATCGGCCCCGGCTTGTTGCAAGGCCTGCAAGTGCAACCCGGCACGCCGTACTACCCTGGCAACGGTATCACTCCAGGCCCGACTCAATTTGCGCTGGACCCCACGCAACCGGTGGACGTGAACTGGCGCGAAAGCGAAGTAGGCCCGCGCAAGCATGAAGACGACAACGTCGGCCAGCGCCTGCTGCTGACCTTCGAAGGCACCCTGGCGGGCTGGGATTACAACGTCGGCGCGGCCTACAACCAGAACAAAGTCACTAACGCGATCCAGAGCGGCTATGTGGATGACCGCGCGGTGGCCAACGGCATCAACACCGGTGTGATCAACCCGTTCGGCCCGCAGTCAGCCGCCGGCCGTGCATTGCTGGATGCCAGTGGTGTGGATGGCGATTACGGCACCGCGGTGGGCCGGGTCAAAAGCATTGATGGGCGCATCAGCCGCGACATTGGCGACTGGTTCGGCGCGGGGCCGTCGGCGCTGGCGCTGGGCGGTGAGTACCGCAAGGAAGACTTCCACCAGGACTTCGCCGACTTTGCCGCCAATGTGCAAAGCCTGGGCGTCGACCCGGCCGCCACAGTGGCGGGTGACCGCAGCGTGTCGGCGCAATACGCCGAGGTGAATGTACCTGTGCTCGACAGCCTGGAACTCTCCGCCGCGTTGCGCCATGACAAGTACAGTGACTTTGGCAACACCACCAACCCCAAATACTCGTTCCGCTTCCAGCCGTTCCGCGAGCTGGTGGTGCGTGGCGCCTACAGCGAAGGCTTCCGGGCACCGTCCTTGTATGAGCTGTACAACCCCAACTTCACCACCTTCACCGTGGCCAACTACAACGACCCGCGCCTGTGCGCCGGTGGCCGGCCGAGCAACGGTGGCCTGGCCAACCGCGACTGTGCGCAGCAGTTCTTCAGCCGCAATGGCGGCAACCAGAGCCTGAGCCCCGAAACTGCGCGTAACGTGACTTTGGGCTTTGTGTACCAGCCGGTCACCAACCTGTCGGTGGGCCTGGACTTCTGGTGGATCAAGATCGCCAACCAGATTGCTGAATTCCCGGAGTCGGCGGTGTTTGAACAACCGGACTTGTACGCCGACCGCATCGTGCGCAAGGCCGATGGCTCCATCGACCATATCGTCACCGGGCTTGCGAACCTGGGTAAGGTCAAGACCAATGGTGTCGACGTGAGCCTTGACTACCGCTTTGCCGAATCCAAGTTCGGCCAGTTCGGCGCCAACCTGCAAGGCACTTACGTTGATCGTTATGTGTACCAGCAGCAGCTCAAAGGTGACTACATCGACAAGGCCGGTGACTTTCGCGGCGGTGATTTTTCCTCGGCTGGCGCCGTCGCGCGCTGGCGTCACAGCCTGACCGGCACCTGGAACCAGGGCCCGCTCGGCGCCTCGCTGACCAACCGCTACACCAGCGGCTACAACGACTACAACCGCGCCTACCACGACAAAGTCGGGGCCTGGAGCGTGTGGGACGTGGCCGGCACTTATACCTGGCGAGATACCGCACAGATCACCGTGGGCGTACAGAACCTGTTCGACCGCGAGCCGCCGTTCAGCAACCAGACCTCGACGTTCCAGAGCGGTTACGACCCGCGTTACTCCGACCCGTTTGGACGCACGTTGTATAGCCGGGTTTCCTACAACTTCTGA